Genomic DNA from uncultured Methanospirillum sp.:
CAATACCATGCTCCCCGATAGACCCGCATCCGATATGCTCATGCCTGTCAAGACCCGAGCCGCATGCTCCTTTCGCGTCATTCAGGTGGATGAGGGCGATTCGGGACAGACCAAAGAGCGTATCTATCTGTTCAGCCACTGACGATACAGCATCCGGTGTCCGCAGGTCATACCCTGCTGCAAAAGCATGGCAGGTGTCAAAACAGATACCGGTCCGGCTTTTGTCCCCGATCCCGTTCAATACCGTGGCGATCTCTTCAAGCCTGCTGCCGACCGAGTTGCGTTCACCGGCTGTATTCTCCAGGAGCAGGGTAACATCAGAAGAATCCTGATCGAAAGCCTGCAGTACTGCAGAAACCACCCGGTCACGCCCAAGACCAGTGTCATCGCCTGCATGCCCGAGATGGGTTACCAGGTATGGGATGCCCAGAAGAGAGCACCGCTGTAGTTCAAGCACCAGGGCATCGACTGACTTGCGGTACATTTCAGGTTTCTCTGATGCAAGATTGGGGAGGTATGGCATATGGGCAAAGATCGGTTGTAGTGATGAAGCAGATACTGCATTCCTGAATGCTGCAGCATCCTGATCAGTGATCACCTTTGCTGCCCATCCACGAGGATTTTTGGTAAATATCTGGAAACAGTCACACCCACGTTCGACAGCCCGGCCTGCTGCCTGATCCAGGGAACCTGCTATTGATACATGAACTCCTGCAACAACCATGATATCACGGCTTTATCAGGATCGTCTTCTCTTCCAGATAATGTTCCAGTGCATAACGGCCGTTCTCCCTGCCAATCCCGGAGTCCTTTGTGCCACCAAAAGGTACTTCGGGAGGGATCTTGAGATGCTGGTTTACCCACACAATCCCTGCCTGCAGTTCTTCACATGCTCTGCTGACAATGCGGGTGTCGTGGGTCCATACCGAGGCACCAAGCCCGAACTGTGTGCTGTTCGCAACCGATATGGCATCATCAAGGGTCTCAAACGGCATGACTGGGAGGACCGGCCCGAAGACCTCCTCCTTAAGAACAGGGGCTTCAGGGGAAAGGCCTGAAAGAAGAGTCGGTTCAAAGAATGAACTGCCTGAATTGCCGATTGTAATTTCTTTTCCTCCGGTTTTGATAGTACCAAACCCGCCTTCGATTGTCCGCTCGACCTGGTCTGCAATAAGTGAACGCTGGGCAAGCGAATGCACCGGTCCCATATCAACACCTGATTCGAGACCGTTGCCTACCTTCAGGGAGGAGATCATGGTCTGCAGTTTTTGGACAAACTCCTCTTCAACAGATGAATCAACAAACAATCGTTTCACTGCTGTGCAGGTCTGGCCACAGTTGAAGAATCTCCCGGCAACAGCTCCCTTTGC
This window encodes:
- a CDS encoding deoxyribonuclease IV gives rise to the protein MVVAGVHVSIAGSLDQAAGRAVERGCDCFQIFTKNPRGWAAKVITDQDAAAFRNAVSASSLQPIFAHMPYLPNLASEKPEMYRKSVDALVLELQRCSLLGIPYLVTHLGHAGDDTGLGRDRVVSAVLQAFDQDSSDVTLLLENTAGERNSVGSRLEEIATVLNGIGDKSRTGICFDTCHAFAAGYDLRTPDAVSSVAEQIDTLFGLSRIALIHLNDAKGACGSGLDRHEHIGCGSIGEHGIAAVLQHPGFNKIPVICETPVDDRRGDAENITVVRRLEAEVFQNV